One genomic window of Luteitalea pratensis includes the following:
- a CDS encoding lectin — MRRLIPTLTVAAIATAGSILVHAQASPQMSFFITSVGSGKGADLGGLAGADAHCQALAKAVGAGGKQWRAYLSAASMDGKPSINAKDRIGKGPWYNAKGEVVAKDLADLHGEAPLWTKQTALNEKGMVVNGRGDTPNTHDILTGSKQDGTVTEGEANMATCSNWAASTDGAGSATVGHFDRTGGGTAPTSLNAAHPSKGCSQANLVGTGGAGLFYCFAAK, encoded by the coding sequence ATGCGAAGACTGATTCCGACTCTCACCGTGGCGGCCATCGCCACTGCTGGTTCGATCCTGGTGCACGCGCAGGCGTCGCCGCAGATGTCGTTCTTCATCACGAGCGTCGGCTCGGGCAAGGGGGCCGACCTCGGCGGCCTGGCCGGCGCCGACGCGCACTGCCAGGCGCTGGCGAAGGCCGTGGGCGCGGGCGGCAAGCAATGGCGCGCGTACCTGAGTGCGGCGTCGATGGACGGCAAGCCGTCCATCAATGCCAAGGACCGCATCGGCAAGGGGCCCTGGTACAACGCCAAGGGCGAGGTCGTCGCGAAGGACCTCGCGGACCTGCACGGCGAGGCGCCGCTCTGGACCAAGCAGACGGCGCTCAACGAGAAGGGGATGGTCGTCAACGGCCGTGGCGACACGCCGAACACTCACGACATCCTGACCGGCAGCAAGCAGGACGGCACGGTGACCGAGGGTGAAGCCAACATGGCCACCTGCAGCAACTGGGCGGCCAGCACCGACGGCGCCGGCAGCGCGACGGTCGGCCACTTCGACCGCACCGGCGGCGGCACGGCGCCAACCTCGCTCAACGCGGCACACCCGTCGAAAGGCTGCAGCCAGGCCAACCTCGTGGGTACCGGCGGCGCGGGCCTGTTCTACTGCTTCGCGGCGAAGTAG
- a CDS encoding PQQ-dependent sugar dehydrogenase: MSLSRLTGLAATAVAGLTLTVALTAQGPAAPKTYKFSAAELATPSEHHQNPAKLVPRPDGASLSLPPGFTATLFASGGFKRPRNVAQAPNGDIFVVDSGPGSVWVLRDADKNGTIEDSERSEFATGLKQPFGIAFTKGAVYVAATDQVVKYPYAAGDQKATAAATTVTPLPNGPTGHWTRTIAFAPDGRSFYVTVGSSDNIAIDPDPLRATVLKFNADGSGRTTVLTGVRNAPGLAFNPATKEAWITVQERGGLGDDLVNDYMAKVVPGRFYGWPYAYLGAHEDPRHAGKMPDLVKKTVVPELLFEPHASAMTLTFYTGKAFPESYRNGAFAALRGSSERVKRTGYKIVYIPFVKGQPTGAYEDFLTGWMLGEDKPEVWGRPVGLAQLQDGSLLVVEDGNGTIWKISYKG, from the coding sequence ATGTCCCTCTCCCGCTTGACGGGTCTCGCCGCGACGGCTGTCGCCGGCCTGACGCTCACCGTCGCCCTCACCGCGCAAGGCCCTGCGGCGCCGAAGACGTACAAGTTCTCGGCGGCCGAGCTCGCCACGCCATCGGAGCACCACCAGAACCCTGCGAAGCTCGTGCCCCGGCCCGACGGCGCATCGCTGTCGCTGCCGCCGGGGTTCACGGCCACGCTGTTCGCCTCCGGCGGCTTCAAGCGCCCCCGCAACGTCGCCCAGGCCCCCAACGGCGACATCTTCGTCGTCGACTCCGGCCCAGGCAGCGTCTGGGTGCTGCGTGACGCGGACAAGAACGGCACCATCGAGGACAGCGAGCGCAGCGAGTTCGCCACCGGCCTGAAGCAGCCGTTCGGCATCGCGTTCACGAAGGGCGCGGTGTACGTCGCCGCGACCGACCAGGTCGTGAAGTATCCGTATGCTGCCGGCGACCAGAAGGCCACCGCCGCCGCCACCACGGTCACGCCGCTGCCCAACGGGCCGACCGGCCACTGGACCCGCACCATCGCATTCGCTCCTGACGGCCGCAGCTTCTACGTCACCGTCGGGTCGTCTGACAACATCGCCATCGACCCGGATCCGCTGCGCGCCACCGTCCTCAAGTTCAACGCCGATGGCAGCGGGCGTACCACGGTGCTCACGGGCGTCCGCAACGCGCCAGGGCTCGCCTTCAACCCGGCGACCAAGGAAGCGTGGATTACGGTGCAGGAGCGCGGCGGCCTCGGTGACGACCTCGTCAACGATTACATGGCCAAGGTCGTGCCCGGCCGCTTCTATGGCTGGCCCTACGCGTACCTGGGTGCGCACGAGGATCCGCGGCACGCTGGCAAGATGCCCGATCTCGTCAAGAAGACCGTCGTCCCGGAGTTGCTCTTCGAGCCGCACGCATCAGCCATGACCCTCACGTTCTACACCGGCAAGGCCTTCCCGGAGAGCTATCGCAACGGCGCGTTCGCCGCCCTGCGGGGCTCGTCCGAGCGCGTCAAGCGCACGGGCTACAAGATCGTCTACATTCCGTTCGTCAAGGGGCAGCCGACGGGCGCGTACGAGGATTTCCTGACCGGCTGGATGCTCGGCGAGGACAAGCCGGAAGTCTGGGGTCGTCCCGTCGGGCTGGCGCAGTTGCAGGACGGATCGCTGCTCGTCGTCGAGGACGGCAACGGCACGATCTGGAAGATCAGCTACAAGGGGTAG
- a CDS encoding DUF1552 domain-containing protein — protein MIITGSHLPRRTFLRGLGTAIALPMLDAMTPALAKAAPVGPKRLVFTYVPNGVSMTGWTPEGTGAGFQLSTVLKPLAPYKNDMLVLTGLAQQNGLALGDGPGDHARAAASYLTGVHPKKTAGADIQNGVSADQIVAQHIGKATRFASIELGCDDSRTVGNCDSGYSCAYTNSLAWRGENSPMPPETNPRLVFERLFGADAHLDPATRQRRMMHRRSILDVVGARTKALSNSLGANDRRKVDEYLHAVREIERQIEVAESDTRDLRPGIDKPSGIPVAFADYAKLMYDLQVVAFQTDLTRVVTMMVGREGSNRTYPEIGVPDPHHPLTHHRNNKEWMARVEQINVFHAELFAYFIGKMKATPDGDSNLLANSLVVYGSGLSDGNRHTHEDLPVMVVGQGGGLLRTGRHVVYEKQTPMNNLYLTLLDGMGVPTESLGDSTGKLDYLTDVS, from the coding sequence ATGATCATCACCGGCTCGCACCTGCCTCGTCGGACCTTCCTTCGCGGCCTCGGTACGGCCATCGCTCTGCCGATGCTCGACGCCATGACGCCGGCGCTCGCCAAGGCCGCGCCGGTGGGTCCCAAGCGCCTCGTCTTCACGTACGTCCCCAACGGCGTGTCGATGACCGGCTGGACGCCCGAGGGCACCGGGGCCGGTTTCCAACTGTCCACCGTGCTCAAGCCGCTGGCCCCGTACAAGAACGACATGCTCGTTCTGACCGGCCTGGCGCAGCAGAACGGCCTGGCGCTTGGCGACGGTCCTGGCGACCACGCGCGCGCCGCCGCGTCGTACCTCACTGGTGTGCACCCGAAGAAAACGGCGGGAGCCGACATCCAGAACGGCGTCTCGGCCGACCAGATCGTCGCGCAGCACATCGGCAAGGCGACACGGTTCGCGTCGATCGAGCTGGGCTGCGACGATTCGCGCACCGTCGGCAACTGCGACTCTGGCTACAGTTGCGCGTACACCAACAGCCTGGCCTGGCGCGGCGAGAACTCGCCGATGCCACCCGAGACCAACCCACGACTGGTCTTCGAGCGCCTGTTCGGCGCCGACGCGCACCTCGATCCGGCGACTCGCCAGCGGCGCATGATGCATCGCCGCAGCATCCTCGACGTGGTCGGCGCCCGCACGAAGGCACTGTCGAACAGCCTCGGCGCAAACGATCGCCGCAAGGTCGACGAGTACCTGCACGCGGTGCGTGAGATCGAACGGCAGATCGAGGTCGCCGAGAGCGACACGCGCGACCTGCGTCCTGGCATCGACAAGCCGAGCGGTATTCCGGTTGCCTTTGCCGATTACGCCAAGCTGATGTACGACCTGCAGGTCGTCGCGTTCCAGACCGATCTCACGCGCGTGGTGACGATGATGGTCGGACGCGAGGGATCGAACCGGACGTACCCGGAGATCGGCGTGCCCGATCCGCACCACCCGCTCACGCACCACCGCAACAACAAGGAGTGGATGGCGCGTGTCGAGCAGATCAACGTCTTCCACGCCGAACTGTTCGCGTACTTCATCGGCAAGATGAAGGCGACGCCGGACGGCGACAGCAACCTGCTGGCGAACTCGCTGGTGGTGTATGGCAGCGGCCTGAGCGACGGCAACCGGCACACGCACGAAGACCTGCCGGTCATGGTCGTCGGCCAGGGCGGCGGCCTGTTGCGCACGGGCCGGCACGTGGTCTACGAGAAGCAGACCCCGATGAACAACCTGTACCTGACGCTGCTGGACGGGATGGGTGTGCCCACCGAATCGCTCGGCGACAGCACGGGCAAGCTGGATTACCTCACCGACGTTTCGTAG